A genomic stretch from Propionispora hippei DSM 15287 includes:
- a CDS encoding response regulator, translating to MNGEPLVILLVEDNLDHAELILRCFEENRISNRVLHVTDGEAALNYLYGVEQFANRSEHPLPNLILLDLRLPKIDGLQVLLKIKQHERLKHIPVVVLSSSESEKDMIAAYDSYVNSYVIKPLDYERFISLMKELNFYWIGWNKVPY from the coding sequence ATGAACGGAGAGCCTTTGGTAATTCTGCTGGTAGAAGACAATTTAGATCATGCGGAGTTAATTTTGCGTTGTTTTGAGGAAAACAGAATTAGCAACCGGGTCCTGCATGTAACTGACGGGGAGGCTGCGCTTAATTACCTATACGGTGTAGAGCAGTTTGCCAATCGCTCGGAACACCCTCTTCCCAATCTTATTTTGCTTGATTTAAGGCTGCCTAAAATTGACGGATTGCAGGTGCTGCTCAAGATCAAACAACACGAACGGTTGAAACATATTCCGGTAGTTGTATTATCCTCATCGGAAAGTGAAAAGGATATGATTGCTGCCTATGATAGTTATGTAAATAGTTATGTGATTAAGCCTTTAGATTATGAGCGCTTTATTAGCTTAATGAAAGAACTTAACTTTTATTGGATTGGCTGGAATAAGGTGCCCTATTAA